The Gloeobacter violaceus PCC 7421 DNA window GTCGCTTTTGGCTTTGTAGGTGCGGGCAGCCGCCTGGGTGCGGCCCAGAAAATCGTGGCAGACATGGGCATCTTCGCCCAGAATGTCCGTGGGCAGCACCGGGCGCTGATCAACAATGACCGCACCGAGAGTGGTGGCATAAATCTTGAGATAGGAGGTACGGTTGCCGCGGCTCATCGCCTCGAGCGCGGTCGCCGGGATAGGCTCCACCACCCGCACGGGATCGGTTTTGCCCTCCGCATTCTTTTGGTAGCACAGAGCCACTCCCACAACCACATAGTCCATGGCGCTCAAGTGTGCCAGTTGCTGGGTGTAGCTCACGGTTACCTCGCTTTTTGACCATTGCTTACGTACAGGATAGGACCGTTTGCTGTGCCTGCGGAGCGATCTTGAGGTTAACAGTATGTGTCATTTTGCTGCGGACTATGGCGAAGCGTCCCGGACCGCTACTATATAAGGGCTGCCACCCTACAATTTCACTTTATCTGTGTCTCAAGAGTATACCCAGAACCTTCGAGCCGGTTTCGACAGGCTCAATTTGCCCGAACTGCGCAAGTTGGAGCGGACGGAGGCAGGTTTGGCAAAGGCATTCCTAAAATCCGCCCGGATTCTGCACAGGCAGCTCGAGCGGGTCGAAGCCGCCGTGCAACGCGACAAAGAGCCCGACACCCTGAGTGTGACCGTGGCGGCCCTCTTTGCCCGTATGGTCCGCCATTATTACTCCCATACCGCTCTGGAGGTTTACCGCGACACGGTGGCGTCGCGGTTCGTACTGGACCAGCTTTATCGGGTGGGGGTCACGATGCTCTATCTCATCGAAAAACCCCACGGCTTTGAAACTTACGTCGCAGAGTCTCAACCCTATCTGCGCCGTTTGGTCGACATTGTCGAGGAGCAGCTGGTCGCTTTTCCAGAGCATGGCGAGCTGGTCTCCATCCGCCAGACCCTGCGCTCGATGCTCAACCGTCAGGGGGGGCCCGTACCGCTTAAGAGTGCCGACAACCTCGACGAGCGCGCCCGGTGGCAAGGGCTGCAGTTTCTGAGTGACCCGGCCCGCAAAATTCGCCTGCTCGCGCCACCGGGAAGCTGGCTCGATCTGCAACTGGAAAATTCGCGCGCGGCCCAGGTGCGCGGTCGCGTCAACTTTACCCACCTGCGCGATGCCGCTCACCTTTGCCTGCACGTTACCCAGGCTTTGCTTGAGGCGGATGACCTTGAAGTCGCAGGGCTTAACCAGCGGACGCTGAACACCTTGTTTGAATGGTTCTACGAGGCCCATGCTCTCTACGAGTCGCAGGTGCGCTCGGTCAACTAGCGATGCCTGCCGCTAGCCGGCTCCTCGGCTCATTCGGTAGGTAAACTCACTGACGGAGGGATTGGGCCGGTTGGGAAAAAGCGTACCGGTGGTGCGCTTCCAGTCGTGTTCGGAAGGCACTATTGCGGTGAGTACGCCTTCGCTGCTCTGACGCACCAGCATCCACATCTTGCCGTGCTCGCCGCAAAAAAACTCCTCCAACCACGCGCAGTTATCTACGTACTCGCTTTTCTGGCTGATGAGCAAAGCAGCCTGCTTGCGCGGAATCCCGCCCTCCGCAGTCATTTCCGAAAGGTGGGTATAGAACAGGTGGTACTTCTGGCTGCCGAGGCGCCACAGACGGGCCTCGCAATGGGGGCAGTGGAATCGATCGACCTTACTTCGCTTGCTGCGCTTGCCCGGCATGACTCTTTCCCGGCCTGAGGCCCTAGAAGTGCTCGAAAGAAAAATGCATGCCCGCCGCCTCCGCTGAGGATGACCGGCTTCGAAGCGCGTGGCTTGCTATGTTTGTAAAAATGTCTCCCGCGCACGGGCAGGGCTCACCTGGGGACCTTCCGCTGGCTGAGCGACTATCAAAAGAACACACTCCGAAGCGACCAATCACTTGCCTCGCCAAATCAGCAGAGCCCACAGAACTTTAAACACGACATAGAGAAAACCTAACATACCTACGGCGGTCGAAGCTCAGAGGTCACCCACACTAAGAACCAAAAAAGCCTGCAACTCAGCTGTGGAAGGTGTCTTAGAAGCCGCCTTCTTCCGGACTGGTCCAGCGATCCTACGCCTCTTCAAGTGGGTAACCAGGGTGAACAAGTCATAACCCCTCGATACAATCCCGTGAGAGAAACAGAGTGTTAACAGCCAGAACCTTATCAAACGTTAGGTATGTCACGCAAGCCCGTTATAAAAATTAGCACTTAACTACTAACTGGATTTGCTAGTCTGTCTTAGCAAAGAATCAAGGAACCCGGAGTCGCTTTTACAACCGAAAAGCAACTTTCAGGTAATAAAGTCTGGGCATTGCAGGGGGCAGGAGCGACAAAAATGCGTCATCTGCTTCACGCTCTTTGAAAAACAGTGAGCTTCTGCCGATCCCCAGGGCTTATAGTCAACCACCCTACGTTTTTCGATAGTTCTGTGCTCCGTGATACTGACTACGCGAAAACACGTAGCTACTTTGTAAACACTTGCAAATCGTCAAACGAAGAGTGATGCAGGGTAAAAACCCTGCGAGATGCGGTTCAGGCACCGCGGCAGGCTGCTTAAGACGACACCTCTGAGTGCGCTTGAACGGTCTCTCGAAAGGGAGGCCGTTCGCGCATTTTTTTTTTGCACGGGCAATTGCCTGAGTCACACGGAGAGCAACGATGCAAAAGCGCAACTGGCGAGAGTGGACAATCCTTCCTGGCTTGCTGGCTTTGCTAGGGACAGCGCCGATGGTCGGGTCCGCCTCAGCGATGACCCTGAGCGCCTACGACCGGGTCTCAGTAACCGTTGTCAACGGCGAAGAATTCAGTTCGGCGGGTGAGCAGGGCTTCGTGGTCGGTGCCGACGGCAACATTTTTGTGCCCCAGCTGGGCCGCATCCCAGCTGCCGGTCGCGAAGAGCTCGAGTTGCAGCAGGAACTCGCCCAGCGGTTGCGGGAGTACATCCGCGTGCCCGATGTGCAGGTGCGGCTGGTCTCGATGAGTTCGGTGGCTGTTGACGTAAGTGGTTCGGTCTACCGTCCTGGTCTGGTTACTTTACAACCACCCGCCTCAGTGGCCACCAAGATGGAAGTCGGCGCGGTGCGCACCGTTTACAACGCCATTAAAGAGGCGGGGGGAGTGCGCCCCGACGCAAACCTGGCCCAAATCGAACTGGAGCGCAACGGCCAGCGCACGCGTCTACCCCTGGGGCAGGATGTTCCGGTGATCAGCGGCGATCGCATTGTCGTCGCGAGTCTTGGCCCGGGGCAGTACGAGATGGCGAACCTGCCTTCGCAGTTGGCTCCTGAGCAGATTACCGTCTACGTCTCCGGTCAGGATCTGCCCAGCAACGCGGTCGGCCCGGTCAAAGTCCGGCCCGGCACCACCCTGGCGGGAGCGCTCACTGCGGCGGGCGGTTCGGGCGAGTCTTTCTTGCGCGGTGGCCGCCAGGTGACTTTGATTCGCACCGACCCGACCAATGGCCAGCGCACGGCCCAGAATTTCCCGGTCGCCCAGGTGATGGACGGCACTAACGATCTCAAGCTGCTCCAGGACGACAGCATCGTGGTCAACGCTGGCTCCCCGGCCAACGCCGAAGGATTTCTGAGCTTGATCCAGCCGTTGCTGATGCCGTTCGTGTGGCTGTTCCGATAATAGGCGTTGGGGTTGACAGATTTACCGCAAACCTAGCTTGGCTAGAAGGATGTTTTTATGAGTAGTGTTGTTGCGATTGGGCGTCGCCATTGGCGTCCGCTGCTGGCGCTCAACAGTGTGTTGCTGGCTGCGACGGTGGGCATTGCTTTGTTTTATCCGCGCACCTGGACTTCGACTGCGCAGCTGATTATTCCAAACAACAGTAGCAGTTTGAGCGCTAATCTCGGGCCGCTGGGCAATTTGCAGCAGCAGGGGCTTACCTACTCCAACCAACTCAATCCAACTGGAATCCAATCAGATATTTTGCTGAGCAGCAACGTGCTTCGCCCCATTTGGGAAAAAGATCCCGAGCGAGCGGAAAAGTTCTCCCGCCTGGAGCAGTACGCCAAGCTTTTCAAAAGCAAGGCGGGCGATCAGTCTACCATTTTGGTGCTTGAAGCCAAAGGTTCTAGTTCTGAGCTTGCAAAGCAGCGCTCAGAAGCGGTGCTGCAGTCCTATCAGCAGCGTCTCAATGAGTTACGCATCGACGACTCGAAGCGGCGCGATCAATTCTCCAAAGAGGAATTGCAGCGCGCCCAAAAAGAGTTGCAGCGCGCCCAGCTTGCGCTTTCTAATTACAAGCAGTCAACAGGGCTGCTCGACGCAGACGAGCAAACGCGCGGGCTTGTAGCGACGCTCAACACGCTGCGCTCCAGCCAGGCGCTGACGCAGGCTCAATCTGAGGCGGCTGCCCAACGCGCCGACAGCCTCGAGCAGGCTGTCGGCATGGACATGGGCCGTGCCACCGCCGCCTTGAATTTGGGAGAGGACAAGGCCTATCAGGCTCTGCGCGCCAAGCTTGCCGATGTCGAATCGCAGCTGGTTCAGGCGCGCGGTTTATACACCGACAAAAACCTGCGTGTCAAGTCGTTGGAGCTGCAGCGCGAAGAACTGCTCGCAAAAATCAAACAGCAAGTGGGCAGCATCGTGCCCGACGCCGCAAAAGTGAACACCTCTTTGGGGGGCAACAACTACCGCGACTCGCGCATCGATCTGATTTTGCAGCTTATCCAGGCCCAGGCTGAGAGTGCTGCCCTGGGCAGACAGTCAGAGCGCATTCAAAACCGCATCGACAGCATCGATTCACAGCTGAAGACCCTCGCTCCCCGCCAAAGCCGGTTGCGCGAGTTGACCCGCCGCTATGAGATCGCCGAAGGCGTCTACAAGGGTATGGTGGCACAGATGCAGCAGGCCAAAGTGAATGCTTTTGACGCTTACCCGAACGTGCAGATTCTCGATGCGCCCTCGGTCAACTCCAGGCCGAGCCCGTCGGGGCTGCTGATTGCGGTCGGCGGGCTGGTGGCGATGCTGTCCGGCAGCATCGCCTTGGCGCTGTGGCTGGAGCGGCGCAATCCGCTACTCGCCCTGCGCGAACTCGAGGGCACCGGACTGCCGGTTCTGGCGCGCATTCCCCGCCTGAAGGAGTCGGCTGCCAAAGTGGCGGAGGCTGAGGAGTTCCGGCAGCTGGCCTCGGTGGTGAGTCTGTTGCCGCTCGAGAGCCGTCGGTTGATGATTACCAGTTCCGGCGTCGGCGAAGGAAAGACCACCGTCACCCTAGGACTTGCCAAGGCACTGCGCGAACTGGGCTTCCGGGTGCTGGTGGTGGACGCTGATTTCCGCCAGGCGGGCTTGGGGCGGCGACTGCAAATCGAAGGGCAGAGCAGCGAACCGGTCGCCCTCGCGCCGTCGTTGAACTTCCTGCCCGCCTGCCTGCCCGAGGCTGGCCTTTCTGTAGGTGAGTACATCGCCAAAGGCCAGTTCACCCGCTACTTGGCGGAACTCGAGCGCACGGGCAATTACGATTACGTGCTCATCGACACAGCGCCGGAGGATCTGGTGGCCGAGACCAAACTCATCGCCGCCGCCATCCGCAACGTGCTCTTTGTGGTGCGCTCGGGCGTGAGCAACCGCGACTCGGTCAACAGCAGCCTGTACACACTGCAGCGCTTCGGCAGCAGCATCAGCCTCGTCATCAACGGCAGCGAGTCCGCCAAGGACGCCTACCGCTATCGCTACGAGCGGCCGGCTTTGCAAGCGGCCGATTCATAAGTCATGTCACCAATGGATGCACCGATTGCAATCCGCGCCGGGCTAGTGGATAGCCTGCGCGCCATGTGGGGCCAGATGAGCCATGCTGAACGCTCGGTCTTCGGCATTATTGTGCTGTTGCCCCTCTGGTGGGGCATTGGCTTTGGTTATATTAGTTTGCTGTTGCTGGCCGGTCTGGCTGCTTCAGAACTGTGGCAGTTCGGGCGGATCCGTCTTAAAGCGCCGCGGCCCGAGGTGTGGGCGCTCTTTGCCTTTGGTGCCTACGTCACGGTCAATATGAATTTGCACGTTGAGAAGATCACGGGCAACTCGCTGCTTTCTCCGACGTTGCTGTGGATTGGTGGAGCGCTGGTGCTCTGGTACATCCAGAGCAACGATGTGCGCGTGCGCGTGCAAGTGGCTATCTGGGCCATCGCAGTGTTGATGGCTGAGGTGCTGGCGGTATGGCTGGTGGCGCACTTTGTAATTGGAGAAAGCAGCTTACCGATCATGCGCTCACTGACCGGTCTGCTGCTTTCTAAGCAGGAGCGTTATGTCGAAGGGCTGGGCGACACGAATTACCTGCGGTTATTTGACGCCGAGGACGGTACAAGTTTTCTGGGTACGCCGCGCTACGCGGCCTTTTTTGGCCATCCTGAGTTTTTTGCCCAGGCTACGGCTTTTGTCTTCTTGCTTGGGCTGAGCGGGCGATCGCCTTGGCCGTTGCTGCTGGGCTCGGCCGCGGTGGTGGCACTTATCCTCGACGGTGCCCGCTCCTCGGTGGCGGTGCTGATAGCGGTTTTGGCTCTGCGCATGTTGTTGACGCTAGGTAAACATGGGGGTATCTGGGCGCTTTTCGCTTTGATTGCCGCGCTGAGTTTCGGGGCCCTTGCACTGCCTCCGGTGACCGAAGCACTGGTAACCACCTACGAGCGGACGGTCGACTCGACCAATAACCTGCGCAAGGCTTCTACCGAAGCCCGTTCGCTACTTTATGGGCGAACTTTCGAGAGCTTGGGGGACGCGCCGATTTTTGGCCACGGTATTCCAGGCCGTACCGTTGTACCTGGCTACGAGCCTGCAAAGGTTGGAAGCCACAGTTTTTTACTAGGTGCACTGCTCTACTGCAATGGTCTGGCAGGAACACTGCTTTTTGGAATCTTTGCGGTGACTTTCATGCGCTGGCTCTGGCGTACCCGCGCCGACCGTCCGGACTGCGTGTGGTGGACACTACTGCTTTTTATGATCCTGGCGTCCGTGGTGGCCTTTGACTTCACTCGCATGGCCATCCTGCTGCTGTGCACGATGCTTTCGTTGGACCGCGGGCGCACAGAAACAGACGAGGCAATGTGGGCCGTCAAGCAATTCCCTCGGACTCAACAGAAACTGGCTGCAAGTAGGTAGTGAACGATGTACTTTTGACATCTTGGAGTACACAATGAGCACTCAAAGTCCTTCCTCCCACTCGCCAATATCGAGCCAACCGCTAGTCAGCATCATCATCTGTAACTACAATTTTGGCCATCTGATTGGCCAGGCTATTGACAGTGCCCTGAAGCAAACCTATCGTAACTGCGAAATTGTGGTGGTGGACGACGCTTCGACCGATCACTCGGTTGAAGTCATTCGCTCCTATGGCGATCAAGTTCGTCCCATCTTTCTTGAGAAAAACAGCGGGCAGGCCGAAGCTTTCAATACTGGTCTGCGCAATAGCCGCGGAGAGATCGTTTGTTTTCTCGATTCAGACGATCGCTACTACGAAAACAAGGTTGAGCGTGTAGTCGAAGCCTTCGGTGAGCATCCAGAGTGGGTGCAAGTGTCCCACTCATGGGTGACTGTCGATGCCGAAGATACCAAGATAGGCTACGGTGCCAAAAGTCTGGTGCAAGGAGATGTGCGTCGTATGCTGCTTACCTGGGGCCGCTATCCGTGCGCCATCACATCTGCCCTGTCCTATCGCCGTAGTGTGCTGGACAAAATTC harbors:
- a CDS encoding GumC family protein; protein product: MSSVVAIGRRHWRPLLALNSVLLAATVGIALFYPRTWTSTAQLIIPNNSSSLSANLGPLGNLQQQGLTYSNQLNPTGIQSDILLSSNVLRPIWEKDPERAEKFSRLEQYAKLFKSKAGDQSTILVLEAKGSSSELAKQRSEAVLQSYQQRLNELRIDDSKRRDQFSKEELQRAQKELQRAQLALSNYKQSTGLLDADEQTRGLVATLNTLRSSQALTQAQSEAAAQRADSLEQAVGMDMGRATAALNLGEDKAYQALRAKLADVESQLVQARGLYTDKNLRVKSLELQREELLAKIKQQVGSIVPDAAKVNTSLGGNNYRDSRIDLILQLIQAQAESAALGRQSERIQNRIDSIDSQLKTLAPRQSRLRELTRRYEIAEGVYKGMVAQMQQAKVNAFDAYPNVQILDAPSVNSRPSPSGLLIAVGGLVAMLSGSIALALWLERRNPLLALRELEGTGLPVLARIPRLKESAAKVAEAEEFRQLASVVSLLPLESRRLMITSSGVGEGKTTVTLGLAKALRELGFRVLVVDADFRQAGLGRRLQIEGQSSEPVALAPSLNFLPACLPEAGLSVGEYIAKGQFTRYLAELERTGNYDYVLIDTAPEDLVAETKLIAAAIRNVLFVVRSGVSNRDSVNSSLYTLQRFGSSISLVINGSESAKDAYRYRYERPALQAADS
- a CDS encoding O-antigen ligase family protein; its protein translation is MSHAERSVFGIIVLLPLWWGIGFGYISLLLLAGLAASELWQFGRIRLKAPRPEVWALFAFGAYVTVNMNLHVEKITGNSLLSPTLLWIGGALVLWYIQSNDVRVRVQVAIWAIAVLMAEVLAVWLVAHFVIGESSLPIMRSLTGLLLSKQERYVEGLGDTNYLRLFDAEDGTSFLGTPRYAAFFGHPEFFAQATAFVFLLGLSGRSPWPLLLGSAAVVALILDGARSSVAVLIAVLALRMLLTLGKHGGIWALFALIAALSFGALALPPVTEALVTTYERTVDSTNNLRKASTEARSLLYGRTFESLGDAPIFGHGIPGRTVVPGYEPAKVGSHSFLLGALLYCNGLAGTLLFGIFAVTFMRWLWRTRADRPDCVWWTLLLFMILASVVAFDFTRMAILLLCTMLSLDRGRTETDEAMWAVKQFPRTQQKLAASR
- a CDS encoding polysaccharide biosynthesis/export family protein, with protein sequence MVGSASAMTLSAYDRVSVTVVNGEEFSSAGEQGFVVGADGNIFVPQLGRIPAAGREELELQQELAQRLREYIRVPDVQVRLVSMSSVAVDVSGSVYRPGLVTLQPPASVATKMEVGAVRTVYNAIKEAGGVRPDANLAQIELERNGQRTRLPLGQDVPVISGDRIVVASLGPGQYEMANLPSQLAPEQITVYVSGQDLPSNAVGPVKVRPGTTLAGALTAAGGSGESFLRGGRQVTLIRTDPTNGQRTAQNFPVAQVMDGTNDLKLLQDDSIVVNAGSPANAEGFLSLIQPLLMPFVWLFR
- a CDS encoding glycosyltransferase: MSTQSPSSHSPISSQPLVSIIICNYNFGHLIGQAIDSALKQTYRNCEIVVVDDASTDHSVEVIRSYGDQVRPIFLEKNSGQAEAFNTGLRNSRGEIVCFLDSDDRYYENKVERVVEAFGEHPEWVQVSHSWVTVDAEDTKIGYGAKSLVQGDVRRMLLTWGRYPCAITSALSYRRSVLDKILPIPNRQVWVCGRSYDGGADCYLVAVAPFHGQVGFVKEPLMYYRIHGKNRRSRSKNFEHAVHCYKAVGQFVNDAAKQTGVAGRFDISRDGQYLALLSLHEGASQCSLLKIVALTLDEARGTGMRPWDALKWMLRRSICVVSPKDGKEVLLLGLSSFIRTKLAAQVPGMARASSTRS